A genomic window from Sulfurospirillum diekertiae includes:
- the dsrO gene encoding sulfate reduction electron transfer complex DsrMKJOP subunit DsrO, with protein sequence MDEKEPQQSRRGFVKSATALLGAAVLAAPSAKAMSLTNPGRERGDERYIGQEGKRFGMVIDLRKCVGCQACTSACKSENKVPHEKFRTYVPEYELGSYPNVHKAFLPQLCNHCAEPSCVSVCPTGATFVRKDGIVVVDNEICWGCGYCINACPYDKRYFNPITNVADKCTLCAHRVDHGLLPACVESCVGGARVFGDFNDPHSAVSKLLSSFPTTVLKPASGTKPRVFYIALSGEIQGLPYSLKALDDMARKIDGMPTTREWSTKGE encoded by the coding sequence ATGGATGAAAAAGAGCCTCAACAAAGCCGAAGGGGATTTGTCAAAAGCGCAACCGCCCTATTAGGTGCCGCTGTGCTTGCTGCCCCCAGTGCGAAAGCTATGAGCTTGACCAATCCTGGACGAGAACGTGGCGATGAACGCTATATCGGACAAGAGGGTAAGCGTTTTGGAATGGTGATCGATCTGCGCAAATGCGTTGGGTGTCAAGCCTGTACGAGTGCCTGCAAAAGCGAAAACAAAGTTCCCCATGAAAAATTTAGAACCTATGTGCCTGAGTATGAACTAGGGAGTTACCCCAATGTACACAAGGCATTTTTACCCCAACTCTGCAACCACTGTGCTGAGCCTTCCTGTGTGAGTGTTTGCCCCACGGGTGCGACGTTTGTCCGCAAAGATGGCATCGTTGTGGTCGATAATGAAATATGCTGGGGCTGTGGCTACTGCATCAATGCTTGTCCTTACGATAAACGCTACTTTAACCCGATCACCAATGTTGCTGATAAATGCACGCTGTGCGCACACAGAGTTGATCACGGCTTATTGCCCGCGTGTGTGGAGAGCTGTGTAGGAGGAGCGCGCGTTTTTGGTGATTTTAATGACCCTCACTCTGCTGTTTCCAAACTCCTTTCAAGCTTCCCAACGACGGTTTTAAAGCCTGCTAGTGGAACCAAACCGCGTGTCTTTTACATCGCCCTCAGTGGAGAAATTCAAGGATTGCCGTATTCGCTTAAAGCGTTGGATGATATGGCACGAAAAATTGATGGGATGCCGACTACTCGTGAGTGGTCCACTAAAGGAGAATAA
- a CDS encoding ABC transporter permease, which yields MKQLRAIWAYRFFIISSIKTEFRSRFARSSLGGVWMILHPLAQVAIYALVLSAVLKAKLPNIDSQFAYAIYLMAGMLGWSLFSEVFGRCITIFVDNSNLIKKIAFPKITLPLIITGSVLVNNILLLGAILIVFGILGHIPTLQLLWLPLLMFVTLALALGFGLMLGIINVFMRDIGQIVPILMQFWFWLTPIVYVADTLPEEYRNFFYYNPMTGIIEGYQNILVYDRSIDLSTLTYPIILACISIILALFMYFRANEEMADAL from the coding sequence ATGAAGCAATTAAGAGCCATATGGGCATATCGATTTTTTATTATTAGTTCTATCAAAACAGAGTTTCGTTCACGTTTTGCGCGTAGTAGTTTAGGTGGTGTTTGGATGATTTTACATCCACTTGCACAGGTAGCTATTTATGCTTTAGTCTTATCGGCTGTGCTCAAAGCAAAACTCCCCAATATAGACAGCCAATTTGCTTATGCTATCTATCTTATGGCAGGTATGTTGGGTTGGTCTTTGTTTTCGGAAGTTTTTGGAAGATGCATCACTATTTTTGTAGATAATAGTAATCTTATTAAAAAAATAGCGTTTCCTAAAATCACACTCCCTTTGATTATTACTGGTAGTGTCTTGGTTAACAATATTCTTCTTCTCGGGGCTATTTTGATTGTTTTTGGAATTTTAGGACACATACCTACATTACAGCTTTTATGGTTGCCTCTTCTTATGTTTGTCACCTTGGCTTTAGCTCTAGGATTTGGCTTAATGCTTGGTATCATTAACGTCTTTATGCGAGACATTGGGCAAATTGTGCCTATCCTTATGCAGTTTTGGTTTTGGTTAACACCCATTGTTTATGTAGCCGATACGCTTCCTGAAGAATATAGGAATTTTTTTTATTATAATCCGATGACAGGCATCATTGAGGGATATCAAAACATCTTAGTCTATGACAGATCAATCGATCTTAGTACATTAACGTACCCTATTATTCTAGCGTGTATTTCGATAATATTGGCTCTATTTATGTACTTTCGTGCTAATGAAGAAATGGCGGATGCTCTATGA
- a CDS encoding methyltransferase domain-containing protein: MQNNVKIEDIVAALPEIYQPIFNHPELSEAVSRDCEDRWTYIEKIYRQLEDKLKRPLKVLDLGCAQGYFSLSLATCGATVLGIDYLDKNIAVCQSLAKENAKLKVNFEIGKIEEVIEKLAINQYDLVLGLSVFHHIVYEHGLDWTKKLLENLASKVTLGIFEIALKNEPLYWANAQAEKTRDLLDGFCFVRQITSFSTHLSLICRPMYVASNVYWMFDDIVEQFNKTNKNPHLYANGTHENTRQYFMSEDKITKLFLFDNQNRYKLNHIEYENEVDFLKKYSALWDSLPKILHYEQSENEAWIVRTTIRGKLLCDIIDKNELYNADQIIKDILNQVVALESCGLYHNDIRTWNVLIREDTSACLIDYGAISKKEQDCQWPYDKYLSFLTFVREVLGHKTIIPGFFRADKFDMSTLPEPYKSVFFNFFNLGLDVISFEKLKELLENFDLVSDYSAGMTIYGEAIDNAIEISRNNLLLFKHQAHEANERVAQAEQNVHEANVRAEAFFQRAEQAEMMAAEANERVAQAEQNIHEANVRAEAFFQRAEQAEMMAAEANERVAQAEQNVHEANVRAEAFSKELNKQR; the protein is encoded by the coding sequence ATGCAGAATAATGTGAAAATTGAAGATATTGTAGCAGCGCTACCTGAAATTTATCAACCAATTTTTAATCATCCTGAATTATCAGAAGCGGTTTCTAGAGATTGTGAAGATAGATGGACATATATTGAAAAAATTTATCGACAATTAGAAGATAAGTTAAAAAGACCATTGAAGGTTTTGGATCTTGGTTGTGCACAAGGCTACTTTAGTCTTTCGTTAGCTACTTGTGGCGCAACTGTATTAGGTATAGACTATTTAGATAAAAACATTGCGGTATGTCAATCATTAGCAAAAGAAAATGCCAAGTTAAAAGTGAACTTTGAAATTGGCAAAATTGAAGAAGTCATAGAAAAATTGGCTATAAATCAATATGATTTAGTTTTGGGTTTAAGTGTATTTCATCATATAGTGTATGAACATGGGCTTGACTGGACAAAAAAATTATTAGAAAATTTGGCTTCTAAGGTTACTTTAGGAATCTTTGAAATTGCATTAAAAAATGAACCACTATATTGGGCGAATGCTCAAGCTGAAAAAACAAGAGACCTTTTAGATGGTTTTTGTTTTGTCCGTCAAATAACTTCTTTTTCTACACATCTTTCACTTATTTGTAGACCAATGTATGTAGCTAGTAATGTCTATTGGATGTTTGACGACATAGTAGAGCAATTTAATAAGACAAATAAAAATCCACATTTGTATGCAAATGGTACGCATGAAAATACACGTCAATATTTTATGAGTGAAGATAAAATAACAAAATTGTTCTTATTTGATAACCAAAATAGATATAAACTGAATCATATAGAATATGAAAATGAAGTTGATTTTTTAAAAAAATATTCTGCTCTTTGGGATAGTTTGCCAAAAATTTTACATTACGAGCAAAGTGAAAATGAGGCATGGATCGTTCGTACAACGATAAGAGGCAAATTACTATGTGATATTATTGATAAAAATGAGCTTTATAATGCAGACCAAATTATTAAGGATATTTTGAATCAAGTTGTAGCTTTAGAGTCCTGTGGTTTGTATCATAATGATATACGAACATGGAATGTGTTGATTAGAGAGGATACTTCTGCATGCTTAATTGATTATGGCGCTATTTCAAAAAAAGAACAAGACTGTCAATGGCCATATGATAAATATTTATCGTTTTTAACATTTGTACGAGAAGTCTTGGGTCATAAAACCATTATACCTGGTTTCTTTAGAGCTGATAAATTTGATATGAGCACATTACCAGAGCCTTATAAAAGTGTATTTTTCAATTTTTTCAATTTAGGTCTAGATGTAATTAGTTTCGAAAAGTTGAAAGAATTATTAGAAAACTTTGATTTAGTCTCTGATTATTCTGCAGGCATGACAATATACGGTGAAGCAATTGATAATGCCATTGAAATATCTAGAAACAATTTATTATTATTTAAGCACCAAGCTCATGAAGCGAATGAGAGGGTTGCTCAGGCTGAACAGAATGTTCATGAAGCGAATGTACGAGCAGAGGCATTTTTCCAAAGAGCTGAACAAGCAGAGATGATGGCAGCAGAAGCGAATGAGAGGGTTGCTCAGGCTGAACAGAATATTCATGAAGCGAATGTACGAGCAGAGGCATTTTTCCAAAGAGCTGAACAAGCAGAGATGATGGCAGCAGAAGCGAATGAGAGGGTTGCTCAGGCTGAACAGAATGTTCATGAAGCGAATGTACGAGCAGAGGCATTTTCCAAAGAGCTGAACAAGCAGAGATGA
- a CDS encoding ABC transporter ATP-binding protein, whose translation MIQEPILEVVGVGKAYRAYNSEFDRVLSWFGIDLKPEHETWTLQDINFSIASGEAIGIIGQNGAGKSTLLKIITGTLKPSKGSVAVRGKIAAILELGMGFHPDLTGRQNAYHSAGLMGYSLEQIDGVIEEIESFADIGEYFEQPVRTYSSGMQARVAFAVATAFRPDILIVDEALSVGDAYFQAKCYERIIEFKKKGTSLLLVTHSINDIVRHCDRAVFLKKGLLIMDGSPKDVSNLYFDELFGKSKKMVQNLHEQQIKNHLTNTNSCDDIFHTRFGYRKEEYRWGNGGAKIIDYSIVSNEKEFPQQLESNALTDFYVKVHFDSSFHDLTIGFLIKTLDGVFLYGTNSYIASYGKEIMEVERGDIKIFKFSLSMSLNSGHYLVSFGVATGPQENLEPLDRRYDSIMICVDRSVSFWGIMDLNAKFEVIENAE comes from the coding sequence ATGATACAAGAACCTATATTAGAAGTAGTGGGTGTTGGAAAAGCGTATCGTGCCTATAATAGCGAATTCGATAGAGTGCTATCATGGTTTGGAATAGATTTAAAACCAGAACATGAAACATGGACATTGCAAGATATTAATTTTTCAATTGCCTCTGGTGAAGCCATAGGCATCATTGGACAAAATGGCGCAGGTAAAAGTACCCTTCTTAAAATTATCACAGGTACACTTAAGCCTTCAAAAGGTAGCGTAGCGGTACGAGGAAAAATTGCTGCCATACTTGAACTTGGAATGGGATTTCACCCAGATCTTACTGGGCGACAAAATGCTTACCATTCTGCAGGGCTTATGGGTTACTCATTGGAACAGATTGATGGTGTTATAGAAGAAATAGAAAGCTTTGCGGATATTGGAGAATACTTTGAACAGCCGGTAAGGACATATAGTAGTGGTATGCAAGCTCGTGTGGCATTTGCCGTAGCAACAGCATTTAGACCCGATATATTAATAGTAGACGAAGCATTATCTGTGGGGGATGCTTATTTCCAAGCTAAATGTTACGAACGAATTATAGAATTTAAGAAAAAAGGAACATCCCTTTTACTTGTAACCCATTCCATTAATGATATTGTGCGACATTGCGATAGAGCAGTTTTTCTCAAAAAAGGGTTGTTAATCATGGATGGTTCACCCAAAGATGTAAGTAACCTTTATTTTGATGAGTTATTTGGTAAGTCCAAAAAAATGGTTCAGAATTTGCATGAACAACAGATAAAAAACCATTTGACCAATACTAATAGCTGTGATGATATTTTTCATACACGATTTGGCTATAGGAAAGAAGAATATCGATGGGGAAATGGTGGCGCTAAAATTATAGATTACTCTATTGTTTCGAATGAAAAAGAATTTCCACAGCAGCTTGAGAGCAACGCTCTCACAGATTTTTATGTAAAAGTTCATTTTGATAGTTCTTTTCACGACCTCACAATCGGTTTTTTGATTAAAACTCTTGACGGGGTATTTCTATATGGAACAAATTCTTATATTGCTAGTTATGGGAAAGAGATTATGGAAGTTGAACGAGGTGATATCAAGATATTTAAATTTTCTCTTTCAATGTCTCTAAATTCCGGACATTATTTAGTTTCATTTGGAGTTGCAACAGGACCTCAAGAAAATCTTGAACCTTTAGATAGAAGATATGATTCTATTATGATTTGTGTAGATCGATCTGTATCTTTTTGGGGGATAATGGATCTTAATGCAAAATTTGAGGTTATTGAAAATGCAGAATAA
- a CDS encoding molybdopterin dinucleotide binding domain-containing protein has product MEKSRRNFLIGTSIVAGSAAVGGYHETLGKAITMQRRGEKAKDAIYGNAPLTEITQKEGVITHSNDFVVKPSVCNGCTTFCSVRVKIDAKSGEVVRVFGNPYSLLSSDPWLPYKTPLIESFKATSGWKESGLEMRSTACSRGNLVYEKLKDPFRVTTPLKRVGKRGEDKWASISIEQLIKEISEGGNLFGEGDVQGLKALADTKTLIDAQNPDYGPIANKLCVLGTADEGRQNYMVHRFVQSFGTVNFMGHTSICGLSMRAGEAAYLDDFAASPHMKPDFEHCEFLLSIGTAPAQAGNPFKRQAKLLAKGRTSGSLRYVIVTPILTNSDSIAVGDRSRWLPIKPSGDLALVMGMIRVIIEEERYLKSYLAIPSDVAQKTLNEVSFTNASHLIIMDGAKKGEILVDAAKAVYVIDKTDGVLKNAANVLEADILYEGEVSLEGVKYTVKSSFVVLKEAAFEHSLDFYARESGVDEKTILELAREFTSYGRSVGVDCHGGTMHSTGFYTTYAIMMLGALVGNLNYKGGMSVGGGKFKDFNGACYNLLAYAGKQKPFGARIDRARMAYEKTSEYKRKVEQGVNPYPAKDAWFPFSPAIESEVINSSANAYPYKLGALISWNANFVYGQSGSEHLLPLLKDPAKAIPLFVAIDPFINETSRYADYIVPDSVLYETWGVLAPWAGHLTKTTHVRYPILKSPNAAFANGEPISMDSFMIELGKALGLAGFGKNAINGANAKFDFDKPEDFYLRAFENVAMDGANPAPEASDEEIALAGLGEYIPLLQRICTDNWRRVAYVMSRGGRFADKASAYEGNKMSNAYKKPIAIYNQSLGTAFNSMNGEPYSGVPRYYAPRFYTGNKIDMDSKDFNLLAFSYKSNVLSSYSASVESLRDTRYTTFVDLSTTTAKNYGIAHGDRVEVRSTEGSVQGICRIREGLHPSSIGIEHGGGRVGEGGLSVQIDGVLKEGRIARRSGVNINKLGLSDVSRLNIATLSDFVVGSNARQAIPVRIEKI; this is encoded by the coding sequence ATGGAAAAATCACGCAGAAATTTTTTAATCGGAACAAGTATCGTTGCAGGAAGTGCAGCGGTGGGTGGTTACCATGAGACACTGGGCAAAGCCATCACGATGCAACGAAGAGGAGAAAAAGCCAAAGACGCGATTTATGGCAATGCACCGCTTACGGAAATCACACAAAAAGAGGGTGTTATCACCCATTCAAACGATTTTGTAGTCAAGCCAAGTGTCTGCAATGGCTGTACAACCTTTTGTTCGGTGCGCGTCAAGATCGATGCGAAAAGCGGTGAAGTGGTGCGTGTCTTTGGAAATCCGTACAGTTTGCTCTCAAGTGATCCGTGGCTACCCTATAAAACACCTCTTATAGAGAGTTTTAAAGCAACGTCTGGCTGGAAAGAGAGTGGCTTAGAGATGCGTTCAACCGCATGTTCGCGCGGTAATCTCGTCTATGAAAAACTGAAAGATCCTTTCCGTGTCACAACGCCGCTTAAACGTGTCGGCAAAAGAGGCGAAGATAAATGGGCGAGTATTTCCATCGAACAGCTTATTAAAGAGATCAGTGAAGGTGGCAATCTTTTTGGTGAAGGCGACGTGCAAGGACTGAAAGCGTTAGCCGATACCAAAACTCTAATCGATGCGCAAAATCCAGATTACGGTCCCATTGCCAATAAACTCTGTGTTCTAGGAACGGCGGATGAAGGGCGTCAAAACTACATGGTTCACCGCTTTGTCCAAAGCTTTGGCACGGTTAATTTTATGGGACACACCTCTATCTGTGGGCTTTCGATGCGCGCAGGTGAAGCAGCGTATTTGGATGATTTTGCTGCCTCTCCCCACATGAAGCCCGATTTTGAGCATTGCGAGTTTTTACTCAGCATTGGAACCGCTCCAGCCCAAGCAGGAAACCCCTTTAAACGCCAAGCCAAGCTGCTTGCGAAAGGACGAACAAGTGGATCACTTCGTTATGTGATTGTTACACCTATTTTAACCAACAGTGACTCGATTGCGGTGGGGGATCGCTCACGTTGGTTACCCATCAAGCCTAGTGGCGATTTGGCGTTGGTGATGGGAATGATTCGTGTGATTATTGAAGAAGAACGTTATTTAAAATCCTATCTTGCGATTCCAAGTGATGTTGCACAAAAAACATTGAACGAGGTGAGCTTTACCAATGCGTCACATCTTATCATTATGGATGGGGCGAAAAAAGGTGAGATTTTGGTGGATGCTGCCAAAGCGGTGTATGTCATTGATAAAACCGATGGAGTGCTTAAAAATGCCGCTAATGTTTTGGAAGCTGACATTTTGTATGAAGGCGAAGTAAGCCTAGAAGGTGTGAAATATACGGTAAAAAGCTCTTTTGTAGTGCTAAAGGAAGCGGCATTTGAGCACTCTCTTGATTTTTATGCCAGAGAGAGTGGCGTGGATGAAAAAACGATTCTAGAACTTGCGCGTGAATTTACCTCCTATGGCAGAAGCGTTGGTGTGGATTGCCACGGTGGAACGATGCACTCGACGGGATTTTACACGACCTATGCCATTATGATGTTAGGAGCCCTCGTGGGCAATCTCAACTACAAAGGCGGTATGAGTGTGGGTGGCGGAAAGTTCAAAGACTTTAATGGCGCCTGTTACAATCTTTTAGCCTATGCCGGTAAGCAAAAACCTTTTGGTGCTCGTATCGATAGAGCCAGAATGGCGTATGAAAAAACCAGCGAATACAAACGTAAAGTCGAGCAAGGCGTCAACCCTTACCCTGCCAAAGATGCATGGTTCCCTTTTAGCCCTGCCATTGAATCAGAGGTTATTAACAGCAGTGCCAACGCGTATCCTTATAAACTAGGTGCACTGATTAGTTGGAATGCAAATTTTGTCTATGGACAAAGCGGGAGTGAGCATCTTTTACCACTGCTGAAAGACCCTGCCAAAGCGATTCCTCTTTTTGTTGCGATTGATCCATTTATCAACGAAACCAGTCGCTATGCGGATTATATCGTGCCCGATTCGGTATTGTATGAGACATGGGGCGTATTAGCACCTTGGGCGGGGCATCTCACCAAAACAACGCATGTTCGCTACCCCATTTTAAAATCGCCCAATGCGGCATTTGCTAACGGGGAGCCTATCAGTATGGACAGCTTTATGATCGAGCTTGGAAAAGCGCTTGGATTGGCAGGGTTTGGTAAAAATGCGATTAATGGTGCGAATGCGAAGTTTGATTTTGATAAGCCTGAAGATTTTTATTTGCGAGCTTTTGAAAATGTGGCGATGGATGGCGCTAATCCTGCGCCTGAAGCAAGTGATGAGGAGATCGCTCTTGCAGGACTTGGTGAGTACATTCCTTTGTTGCAGCGTATCTGCACGGATAACTGGCGAAGAGTCGCGTATGTGATGAGCAGAGGCGGGCGTTTTGCCGATAAAGCAAGTGCTTATGAGGGCAACAAAATGAGTAATGCCTATAAAAAACCGATTGCTATCTACAACCAGAGCCTAGGAACAGCGTTCAATTCTATGAATGGAGAGCCTTATAGTGGTGTTCCTCGTTATTATGCACCACGATTTTATACGGGCAATAAAATTGATATGGATTCAAAAGACTTTAATCTTTTAGCCTTTAGTTACAAATCCAATGTGCTCTCTTCCTACTCAGCCTCCGTGGAGAGTTTACGCGATACGCGTTATACCACGTTTGTTGATCTTAGTACGACAACGGCAAAAAACTATGGTATAGCACATGGAGACCGTGTAGAGGTACGCTCAACTGAGGGGAGCGTGCAGGGCATTTGTCGTATTCGTGAAGGGTTACATCCTAGTTCCATCGGCATCGAACATGGTGGTGGAAGAGTTGGTGAAGGAGGCTTAAGTGTGCAAATCGATGGCGTGCTAAAAGAGGGCAGAATCGCCAGACGAAGTGGTGTCAATATCAATAAACTGGGTCTTAGCGACGTATCACGCCTGAACATCGCCACGCTGAGTGATTTTGTGGTCGGTTCTAACGCAAGGCAAGCTATTCCTGTACGTATTGAGAAGATTTAA
- a CDS encoding NAD-dependent epimerase/dehydratase family protein: MKVLVTGGAGYIGSHTCVELLNAEFDVTVYDNFSNSSLESLKRVMQITGKKLMFDSSVLVHSYSTFLLFTENYSLHITYSQTKLIIKKILCYFRYMYKSICIPLIKILKVIYNG, encoded by the coding sequence ATGAAAGTTTTGGTAACGGGTGGAGCGGGATACATAGGCTCCCATACCTGCGTAGAGCTACTAAACGCAGAATTTGATGTTACTGTTTATGATAATTTTTCCAATAGTTCACTTGAATCTTTAAAACGTGTAATGCAAATTACAGGCAAAAAGCTTATGTTTGACTCCTCTGTTTTAGTGCACAGCTATTCTACATTTCTATTATTTACAGAAAATTATTCTTTACATATTACTTATAGTCAAACTAAACTTATTATTAAAAAGATACTATGTTATTTTAGATATATGTATAAAAGTATATGTATCCCCTTAATAAAAATCCTAAAGGTTATATATAATGGTTAA
- the nrfD gene encoding NrfD/PsrC family molybdoenzyme membrane anchor subunit: MDFGALLHTISTITPDRPWGIDIPNYFWFTGSSAAAFIISSFAHVFGMKEYKPIAGFSLLLAFVLLVAAPMNLIDDLRQPGRIINFFFYGWENFPTSPMKWGVLLLIAYPLLILVEALVLYRPYFWFSKGVVRSQEQVEKDHHLGVILGAIGIPLALSVHGYTGYILGAVHAIPLFHTPLMPILFLASAMVSGTGLLIILLPIFQKFFTDFKQVDMEMMQRLARLLSWFIVIDLVIRFFWLTFAITFNGEEKYALKLFFGENFWEVLIVDYVICLFVPMIIGFTSYLTRSFKWVLFGGILSAIGVWIFRWNTVIGGQSIGKTTPFLLEYHPHFSGFDSTVSVLSNWSLLIALIALVMVLFPWDKEMANYYVKQGDR, translated from the coding sequence ATGGATTTTGGAGCACTATTACATACGATCTCGACGATCACACCCGATCGTCCTTGGGGCATAGATATCCCTAACTATTTTTGGTTTACTGGAAGTTCAGCAGCAGCGTTTATCATCTCCAGTTTTGCGCACGTTTTTGGCATGAAAGAGTATAAGCCTATCGCGGGCTTTTCACTGCTTTTAGCCTTTGTGTTGCTTGTAGCCGCACCGATGAACTTGATCGATGATCTTCGCCAACCTGGTCGCATCATCAACTTTTTCTTCTATGGCTGGGAAAATTTCCCAACATCGCCTATGAAATGGGGTGTGTTGTTATTGATCGCGTATCCTTTATTGATTTTGGTTGAAGCTTTAGTGCTCTACCGCCCTTACTTTTGGTTTTCAAAAGGGGTCGTTCGTAGCCAAGAACAAGTCGAAAAAGACCACCATTTAGGCGTTATTTTAGGTGCGATTGGTATACCTTTGGCACTGAGCGTGCATGGATACACCGGTTATATTTTAGGGGCTGTGCATGCGATACCTTTGTTTCACACACCTCTTATGCCTATTTTATTTTTAGCGTCTGCGATGGTTTCTGGAACGGGATTGCTCATTATTTTACTGCCAATTTTTCAAAAATTCTTCACCGATTTTAAACAAGTCGACATGGAGATGATGCAACGACTCGCACGCCTTTTGTCATGGTTTATTGTGATTGATCTTGTGATTCGCTTCTTTTGGCTGACCTTTGCCATTACGTTTAACGGTGAAGAAAAATACGCGCTCAAACTCTTCTTTGGTGAAAATTTTTGGGAGGTGTTAATCGTTGATTACGTCATTTGTCTTTTTGTGCCGATGATTATTGGCTTCACAAGCTATCTTACACGTTCTTTCAAATGGGTTTTGTTTGGAGGCATTCTCTCCGCTATTGGTGTGTGGATTTTTCGTTGGAATACCGTTATTGGCGGTCAAAGCATTGGCAAAACCACACCTTTTTTACTCGAATACCATCCGCATTTTTCAGGATTTGATAGCACCGTGTCCGTCCTTTCCAACTGGAGTTTATTGATCGCCTTGATCGCTTTGGTGATGGTGCTTTTTCCTTGGGATAAAGAGATGGCAAATTATTATGTTAAACAAGGGGATCGATAA
- a CDS encoding mannose-1-phosphate guanylyltransferase/mannose-6-phosphate isomerase produces the protein MVNLILCGGSGTRLWPISRTLMPKQFIRLFDGQSLFQLTVKRNKQLCSKQLIVSNVEQYFLALDQLNEVGVTESHYLLEPIARNTAPAIALACMALNAEEIVLVTPSDHLIKNHEAYKHVAERAKKLAQQDFLVTFGITPAFAETGFGYIEADGENVKAFHEKPNLEAAEAYLKAGNYFWNSGMFCFKAGVFLEELHQHSPAIYDACKLAFEKKLTTNDSEFRIALEDMQAIPEDSIDYAVMEKSKKVKVVTAGDIEWNDVGSFDALYQEFPKDDDGNTLYKRYINVDSKNNLIVPSCRAIATVDIEDLIIVDTPDALLISKKGSSQKVKRVVAELKNRQTEIHNIHLTAHRPWGTYTVLEDTPGYKIKRIVVNPGKRLSLQKHFHRSEHWIVVSGTATVTVGEETRLVRPNESTYIKMGEVHRLINDGKIPIVLIEAQVGEYTGEDDIIRIEDEYNRI, from the coding sequence ATGGTTAATTTGATTTTATGTGGTGGTAGCGGTACAAGACTTTGGCCTATTAGTCGAACATTGATGCCAAAACAATTTATTCGCCTCTTTGATGGACAATCACTCTTTCAATTAACAGTAAAACGCAACAAGCAATTGTGCTCTAAGCAACTTATCGTTTCTAATGTTGAACAATATTTTTTAGCATTAGATCAGCTTAATGAAGTAGGAGTGACAGAATCACATTATTTACTTGAGCCAATAGCAAGAAATACTGCACCAGCTATTGCATTAGCATGTATGGCCCTCAATGCTGAAGAGATTGTCCTTGTGACACCAAGCGATCATCTTATTAAAAACCATGAAGCGTACAAGCATGTTGCTGAACGTGCAAAAAAATTAGCGCAACAAGATTTTTTAGTAACGTTTGGCATTACACCGGCATTTGCAGAGACTGGATTTGGCTACATTGAAGCAGACGGTGAAAATGTCAAAGCGTTTCATGAAAAGCCAAATCTTGAAGCCGCAGAAGCATATCTAAAAGCTGGAAATTATTTTTGGAACAGTGGTATGTTTTGCTTTAAAGCAGGAGTGTTTTTAGAAGAGTTGCATCAACACTCTCCTGCTATTTATGATGCATGTAAATTAGCTTTTGAAAAAAAACTCACCACGAACGATTCTGAATTTAGAATAGCACTTGAAGATATGCAAGCTATCCCCGAAGACAGCATTGATTATGCTGTGATGGAAAAAAGTAAAAAAGTAAAAGTTGTTACGGCTGGTGATATCGAATGGAATGATGTAGGAAGTTTTGATGCGCTCTATCAGGAATTTCCTAAAGACGATGATGGTAACACGCTTTACAAACGATATATTAATGTTGACAGTAAAAACAATCTTATTGTACCAAGCTGTAGAGCTATTGCTACAGTAGATATAGAAGATCTCATTATTGTTGATACCCCTGATGCATTGCTTATCTCAAAAAAAGGTTCATCTCAAAAAGTCAAAAGAGTCGTTGCTGAACTTAAAAATAGACAAACAGAGATTCACAACATTCATCTCACAGCGCACCGTCCATGGGGAACCTACACGGTACTTGAAGATACACCTGGTTATAAGATAAAACGCATTGTTGTTAATCCTGGTAAACGTCTTAGCTTACAAAAACATTTTCATAGAAGCGAGCATTGGATCGTTGTAAGTGGTACTGCAACGGTTACTGTGGGTGAAGAGACAAGGCTTGTACGCCCAAACGAATCGACTTATATCAAAATGGGAGAAGTGCACCGTCTTATTAATGATGGCAAAATTCCTATCGTGCTTATAGAAGCACAAGTTGGTGAATACACAGGTGAAGATGACATAATCCGTATAGAAGACGAGTACAATAGAATATGA